The following coding sequences lie in one Miscanthus floridulus cultivar M001 chromosome 9, ASM1932011v1, whole genome shotgun sequence genomic window:
- the LOC136483125 gene encoding putative pectinesterase 63 produces MHQRTTMARRAASATTTKPLLLLVTTVLASALLGAAPAAANAPGGAFSNWVAMNQQSYALYAQKSAGDGGKEPMDKNLQEAEAKKVTYVVDPSGSGDYPNITAALEAIPESNTKRVILDLKPGAVFREKLFVNISKPFVTFKSDPMNPATVIWNDTAASHGKDGKPVGTVGSATLAVESDYFTAYGVVFRNDAPLATPGAKGGQAVAMRLFGTKAQVYNCTIDGGQDTLYDHKGLHYFKSCLIRGSVDFIFGFGRSFYEDCRIESVVKEVAVLTAQQRTKSIEGAIDTGFSFKNCSIGGVKGGQIYLGRAWGDSSRVVYAYTEMGEEVVPVGWDGWEIAKPESSGIYYGEFKCFGPGADVKKKKRVGWALDLTEEQVKPFVGTHYILGDTWLQPPPNTPFGKSPAAPKIASAPASSETASAPTSSKTALALSSSNTTSASAPASSNTTSASASSNMTSAPASTKTASAPPPPKQ; encoded by the coding sequence ATGCATCAGCGGACCACCATGGCACGGCGAGCGGCGTCGGCGACAACGACGAAGCCCCTGCTCCTCCTCGTGACGACCGTCCTGGCGTCCGCGCTCCTTGGGGCGGCGCCGGCCGCCGCGAACGCGCCCGGCGGGGCGTTCAGCAACTGGGTGGCGATGAACCAGCAGAGCTACGCGCTGTACGCGCAGAAGTCCGCCGGGGACGGGGGCAAGGAGCCCATGGACAAGAACCTGCAGGAGGCGGAGGCGAAGAAGGTGACGTACGTGGTGGACCCCAGCGGCAGCGGCGACTACCCCAACATCACGGCGGCGCTGGAGGCGATCCCGGAGAGCAACACGAAGCGCGTGATCCTGGACCTGAAGCCCGGCGCAGTGTTCCGCGAGAAGCTGTTCGTGAACATCAGCAAGCCGTTCGTGACGTTCAAGTCGGACCCGATGAACCCGGCCACCGTGATCTGGAACGACACGGCGGCGTCGCACGGCAAGGACGGCAAGCCCGTGGGCACAGTGGGGAGCGCGACGTTGGCGGTGGAGTCGGACTACTTCACGGCGTACGGCGTGGTGTTCCGGAACGACGCGCCGCTGGCGACGCCCGGCGCCAAGGGCGGGCAGGCGGTGGCGATGCGGCTGTTCGGGACCAAGGCGCAGGTCTACAACTGCACCATCGACGGCGGGCAGGACACGCTATACGACCACAAGGGCCTGCACTACTTCAAGAGCTGCCTCATCCGGGGCAGCGTCGACTTCATCTTCGGCTTCGGCAGGAGCTTCTACGAGGACTGCCGCATCGAGTCGGTGGTCAAGGAGGTGGCGGTGCTCACGGCGCAGCAGCGGACCAAGTCCATCGAGGGCGCCATCGACACCGGCTTCTCCTTCAAGAACTGCAGCATCGGCGGCGTCAAGGGCGGCCAAATCTACCTGGGCCGCGCCTGGGGGGACTCGTCCCGGGTGGTGTACGCGTACACGGAGATGGGGGAGGAGGTGGTCCCCGTCGGCTGGGACGGCTGGGAAATCGCCAAGCCGGAGAGCAGCGGCATCTACTACGGCGAGTTCAAGTGCTTTGGCCCCGGCGCCGacgtcaagaagaagaagagggtggGGTGGGCGCTGGACCTCACCGAGGAGCAGGTCAAGCCCTTCGTCGGCACGCACTACATCCTCGGCGACACGTGGCTCCAGCCACCGCCTAACACCCCGTTTGGCAAGTCTCCAGCTGCTCCAAAAATAGCTTCGGCTCCAGCTTCTTCAGAAACAGCTTCAGCTCCGACTTCTTCAAAAACGGCTTTGGCTCTGTCTTCTTCAAACACAACTTCGGCTTCGGCTCCGGCTTCTTCAAACACGACTTCGGCTTCAGCTTCTTCAAACATGACTTCGGCTCCGGCTTCTACAAAAACAgcttcggctccacctcctccgaAGCAATAG
- the LOC136484344 gene encoding beta-glucosidase-like SFR2, chloroplastic, whose product MPLPAFLAAAARLAVLVAAAVTAANAASFARYRRRHLRRIPNPIDESADPLADFRALPSNSAAASEEAAEDGNFFFGLATAPAHVEDRLEDAWLQFAVEHSCDDKEAVSDHKTAGAVMASAAGDGGAQLASRSRGDEKAGDGEKRKPLKVAMEAMLRGFEMFSDGGESGSGDNCSHNVAAWHNVPCPQERLKFWSDPDTELKLAKETGISVFRLGIDWTRIMPKEPTEELKSSVNFAALERYRWIIQRVREYGMKVMLTLFHHSLPPWAGEYGGWRMEKTAKYFMDFVRLVVDRVSDLVDYWVVFNEPHVFVMLTYCAGAWPGGDPNAIEVATSALPTGVYNQALHWMAIAHAEAYDYIHSERKSKRKPIVGVAHHVSFTRPYGLFDVAAVTLANSLTLFPYIDSICDKLDFIGINYYGQEVISGPGLKLVDDDEYSESGRGVYPDGLFRILIQFNERYKSLNIPFIITENGVSDETDLIRKPYILEHLLAIYAAIIMGVPVLGYLFWTMSDNWEWADGYGPKFGLVAVDRANNLARKPRPSYYLFSKVVTTGKITRQDRLGAWRELQQAAFQKKTRPFFRAVDKHGRMYAA is encoded by the exons ATGCCGCTCCCGGCGttcctggcggcggcggcgaggctcgcCGTCCTGGTGGCCGCTGCCGTGACGGCGGCCAACGCGGCCTCCTTCGCGCGGTACCGGCGCCGCCACCTCCGCCGCATCCCCAACCCCATCGACGAGTCCGCCGACCCCCTCGCCGACTTCCGCGCCCTCCCCTCCaactccgccgccgcctccgaggAGGCCGCAG AAGATGGCAATTTCTTCTTTGGGCTAGCGACCGCGCCGGCGCATGTCGAGGACAGGTTGGAAGATGCTTGGCTTCAGTTTGCAGTCGAGCATTCCTGCGATGACAAGGAGGCTGTGAGCGACCATAAGACAGCAGGCGCGGTGATGGCATCGGCTGCAGGGGACGGAGGCGCTCAGTTGGCTTCTAGGTCCAGAGGGGATGAAAAGGCTGGTGATGGAGAGAAGAGGAAGCCTCTTAAGGTTGCCATGGAGGCGATGCTCAGGGGGTTTGAAATGTTTTCTGACGGTGGTGAATCTGGTTCTGGCGATAATTGCAGCCACAACGTCGCGGCTTGGCACAATGTTCCTTGCCC GCAAGAAAGGCTTAAGTTTTGGTCTGATCCCGATACTGAGTTGAAACTTGCTAAGGAAACTGGGATCAGTGTTTTCCGCCTGGGGATTGATTGGACAAGGATAATGCCTAAGGAACCAACTGAAGAGTTGAAGAGTTCA GTCAATTTTGCAGCACTCGAGCGGTATAGATGGATCATTCAAAGGGTTCGTGAATATGGAATGAAAGTGATGCTTACGTTGTTTCACCACTCACTTCCACCTTGGGCTGGAGAATATGGTGGGTGGAGGATGGAAAAAACCGCGAAGTACTTTATGGATTTTGTGAG GCTTGTTGTTGATCGTGTATCTGATTTGGTGGACTACTGGGTGGTTTTTAATGAACCTCATGTGTTTGTAATGCTGACCTATTGTGCTGGTGCTTGGCCTGGTGGAGACCCTAATGCAATTGAAGTAGCAACATCTGCTTTACCAACTGGTGTATATAACCAAGCATTACATTGGATGGCTATTGCACATGCAGAAGCCTATGACTACATACATTCAGAAAG AAAAAGTAAAAGGAAGCCAATCGTTGGTGTCGCTCATCATGTATCGTTTACACGGCCCTATGGTCTATTTGATGTTGCTGCTGTCACACTGGCTAATTCATTGACCCTTTTCCCTTACATTGATAGCATATGTGATAAATTGGATTTTATTGGCATCAACTACTATGGGCAG GAGGTGATATCTGGCCCTGGTCTAAAGCTCGTGGACGATGATGAGTACAGTGAATCTGGTCGTGGTGTTTATCCTGATGGGCTGTTTCGTATCCTGATTCAGTTTAATGAAAGATACAAGAGCTTAAATATACCTTTTATAATTACTGAAAATGGAGTTTCTGACGAGACTGATCTGATTCGCAAACCATATATTCTGGAGCACCTGTTAGCCATTTATGCTGCAATCATTATG GGTGTGCCTGTGCTTGGTTATCTATTCTGGACGATGTCAGATAATTGGGAATGGGCAGATGGCTATGGTCCCAAGTTTGGGCTTGTAGCTGTTGATCGTGCTAACAACCTAGCACGGAAACCTAGGCCTTCATACTATTTATTCTCCAAG GTTGTTACAACTGGGAAAATTACAAGACAGGACAGACTGGGTGCTTGGAGGGAGCTGCAACAAGCAGCATTTCAGAAGAAAACACGCCCATTTTTCAGGGCAGTAGATAAACATGGTCGGATGTATGCAG CTTGA